The stretch of DNA GCTAAGCAACCCAATCCTGATTAAGGCAGTGGAAAAGCTCGCCATTTTGATCTAGCCTCCGCTAAGCTGATGGTTGCAATTCAGCGTTTTGGGATTTCGGGAGACATCTATGTATAAATTCGAAGTCTATAAGGATAAGGCCGGCGAGTTCCGCTTCCGCTTCAAAGCATCGAACGGGGAAGCTATGTTCTCGTCAGAGGGCTACAAGGCGAAGGCGTCCGCCATGAGTGCAATCGAATCCATCAAGAAGAACACGCCAAGTGCCGAAATCGTCGATCAGACGAAGGCCGAATCCTGAGCAGACCGGCAGCGGCGGCGTGATTGCCGCCCTGCCCTTTCGCGCCCGTAAGCAGCGCCGGCGCCCTTGAGCTCGGCTCGCTTGCTTGCGATTTCGGGCGCCATTTTTCTTTTTAGCATATTTTTTTGAAAGCCATGTCGAAACGACCGGTGGCCGCGCCTCATTGTTTCGGAACGGCCGCGCCGCTCCGCCGGGCTTCATGGCTTTCGGGATCTCGATCCCCGACATCGGGATGCCCGGATCAACGTCAGCAACGAGATCAGGAGTTTTCCATGCAATATGCTCTCATCATTCGCGAAGCCGCCGAGGATTTCGCCCGCCGTAGCGATCCCGCCTATCGCGACGGCTGGGTCGCCTACAGCCAGGCACTCGCCCAGGCAGGGATCATGACTGGCGGCGCCGGGCTGACAGGCCCGGAGACCGGCACGATCGTGCGCCGCAAAGGCGAGGACCATGATGTGCAGGACGGGCCATATCCGGACGGCAAGGAACAGCTCGGCGGCTTCTATCTGATCGACGTCCCCGACATGGACACCGCGCTCGAATGGGCAATCCGCGTTCCGATCTCCGACAAGGGGTCGGTCGAGGTGCGCCCGCGCCTGCAGATGTGAGGCAGTCATGCCGCCCGATGCCAGACGCGCTGCCGAAAAGGTGGCGCGTCAGTCCTACGGCAAGCTGATCGCCTTTCTCGCCGCCCGCTCGCGCGACGTGCCGGCGGCAGAAGACGCATTGTCGGAAGCGCTGGCTTCGGCGCTTCGCGTCTGGCCGGAGCGCGGCGTTCCCGGCAATCCGGAAGCCTGGCTGTTGGTGGCTGCCCGCCGCAACCTCATGCAGGCTGCCCGCCACCGCACCGTCGAGGCCAATGCGCAAACGACGATATCGGTCGCCTTCGAGGAGGCGGAGGAACGCATGAACGCGGCCGGCAACGCCGTCTTTCCCGATGAGCGGCTGAAGCTGCTCTTTGCCTGCACTCACCCAGCCATCGACAGCTCCGTGCATACGGCGCTGATGCTGCAGACCGTTCTCGGCATCGAGGCGAGAACCATCGCACGGACCTTCGTCGTTTCGCCAGAAACGATGAGCCAGCGGCTGGTGCGGGCCAAGGTGAAGATCCGCGATGCCGGCATTCCCTTCGCCGTCCCGCCTCGCCCCGCCTTACCCGGGCGGCTGGCCGCGGTGCTTTCGGCGATCTACGCGGCTTACGGTCTCGGCTGGGACGGTCTTGACGGAGAGAACGAACGCCATTCGCTCGCCGGCGAGGCGATCTGGCTCGGCCGTGCGCTTCTGGCAGTGCTGCCGGACGAACCGGAAGCGATCGGCCTGCTCTCGCTGATGCTTCACTGCGAAGCCCGCCGCAGCGCCCGGCGCGACGATAGCGGCCGATATGTGCCGCTGGACGAGCAGGATACGACCGCGTGGAACGCGATCATGATTGCCGAGGCGGATGCGCTGCTGCGCAAGGCCGGCAGCTTCGACCGTTTCGGTCCCTTCCAGTGCCAGGCAGCGATCCAATCCGTGCATGCGGCGCGCCGGCTGTCGGGAACGACCGACTGGCAGGCGCTGACGACACTCTACGCGGCGCTGGTGATGATGAAGCCGACGCTGGGTGCGCATGTCAGCCAGGCTGCGGTGATCGGCAGGGCGTTCAGCGCCACTGCCGGCCTGGAGCGGCTCGACAAGCTCGATCCGCGAGACATCGCAAGCTACCAGCCCTACTGGGCGGTGCGTGCCTTTCTCCTGGCTCAGGCCGGTGATCATACCGCGGCAGCCGATAGCTATATGACGGCGATCGGCCTCAGCGACAGCGCCGCCGTGCGCGATTTTCTCGCCGTCCGGCTAAGGGACGCGCGGCAGGCGATATCAAGTTAATCACTTCTCGGTCAGCTTCAGCTCGATGCGGCGGTTGGTAGAGCGCGCATCCGGCGTATCGCCAGGCGCGATTGGTTGGAACTCGCCGAAGCCTGCGGCAACCAGCCGGTCGGCCGGTACGCCCTGTGCAATCAGGAATTTGACGACCGAAATCGCGCGCGCCGAGGAGAGTTCCCAATTGTCGCGATAGCGGCCCGTTCCGCCAAGCGGCACATTGTCGGTATGGCCATCGACGCGCAGCACCCAGTTGATCTCGGGCGGAATTTCCTTGGCGAGATCGAGAAGGGCGCTAGCAAGCTTCGCCATCTCGGTCTGCCCTTCCGGGTTGAGATCGGCGCCGCCCGAGGGAAACAGCACTTCCGACTGGAAGACGAACCGGTCGCCGACGATGCGGATATTTTCGCGGTCCGAGAGGATCTCCCGCAGACGGCCGAAGAAGTCGGAACGGTAACGGTTCAGCTCCTGGACACGGGCGGCAAGCGCCACGTTGAGGCGGCTGCCGAGGTCGGCGATCTTGGTCTGCGAGACCCGGTCTTTATCCTCCGACGCCTGAAGGGCTGCTTCGACGGCGGCAATCTGGCTGCGAAGCGCTGCGATCTGCTGGTTTAGCAGTTCGACCTGGCTGAGCGCTCGTTCGCTCACCTGCTTCTGCTCGTCGAGCTCCTGCGTCATCGAGCCGATCCGCTTCTGCGCCGCATCCTGACCGCCCGAACCGGCACTCAGCAGCGCTTGCAGCCGCGACCGGTCGCCTTCGGCGCTGGCAAGCGAGGCCTGCAGATTGGCGACCGAATCCTGGAGATCCTGGTTGCTGCCCTTTTCCAGCGCAAGAAGCTGCGTCAGCTCGTTGATCTGGCTGTTAAGACGATTGAGCACCTCATCGCGTCCGGTGATCTCACGGCTGAGTATGAACTGCCCGACGACGAAGACCGTCAGCAGGAACATGATGGAGATGAGCAGCGTCGACAGCGCGTCGACGAAGCCCGGCCAATAATCGACCGTGCGTTCGCGGCGCCGGTTGCGGGCTAGAGCCATGGCTTACTTGCCCTCGCTCTTTTCTGCCTGGCTGGCGCGGTCGCGCAAACGCTCGCCCCTCTCGCCTGCGCGCTCCTGCACGCCGATGCGTTCGGCAAGCCGGTCGAGCGTGCGGCGCATCGCCTTCGCCTCGTCCTGCTGTGCCTCGATCCAGTCGCGCAGCATCTGCTGCTCGTTGCGCATGTTCTTGACGAGGCCTTGAATGCCTTCGGCAAGGCTCGCCATGGCGGCGACGGAGCGCTGGCTGCCGGCACCACCCTCTTCCGAGACCTTGCGCAGATAATCGGAGAGCGCGCGCATGTCGTCCGACGAAGCGCCGGCAACGGCGTCGAGAGCCGGGGCAAGATGATCGGAGCCGACATCCGTGACCGAGGAGAGCCAGTTTTCCAGCTCCATATAGAAGCGGTTTTGCGCGCGGCCGGCCTGCAGGTCGAGGAAGCCGAGAATGAGCGAACCGGAAAGGCCGAGCAGCGAGGAGGAGAAGGCCTGGCCCATGCCCGAAAGCGGCGTGGAAAGCCCTTCCTTCAGCGCCGAGAGCACGTCCCCCGTGCCGTTCGAGCCGGCATCGAGCGACTGGATGACAATGCTGATCGAACCAATCGTGCCGATGAGGCCCCAGAAGGTGCCGAGCAGGCCGAGGAAGACCAAGAGGCCGATCAGGTAGCGTGAAACGTCGCGCGATTCGTCGAGGCGGCTGGCAATCGAATCGAGGATCGAGCGCAGCGCCGTCGTCGACAGCGACGCTGAGGACTTGCGGCTGCCGAGCAGCGCCCGCATGGGCGCAAGCAGCCGCGGATTGCGGTTGACCTTGTCGACGCTGCCGGCGGCGCGGAAGGAATTAAACCAACGCACCTCGGGGCGAAGCGCCAGTACATGGTTGAAAACAAGGATGATTCCGACCGCGAGAACGCCGACGATCAGGCCGTTGAGGCCCGGATTGTGCATGAAGGCGGTCTGCGTCTGGCGGAAGAGGATAGCGGCGATAAAACCGACGATCACGAGGAAAAGCAGCATCGTCCAGAGGAAGGGCATGGGGCTCGAAAGCCTGTTGGCATAAATGCCCGTCG from Rhizobium leguminosarum bv. trifolii WSM1325 encodes:
- a CDS encoding YCII-related (PFAM: YCII-related~KEGG: rec:RHECIAT_CH0003754 hypothetical protein), giving the protein MQYALIIREAAEDFARRSDPAYRDGWVAYSQALAQAGIMTGGAGLTGPETGTIVRRKGEDHDVQDGPYPDGKEQLGGFYLIDVPDMDTALEWAIRVPISDKGSVEVRPRLQM
- a CDS encoding OmpA/MotB domain protein (PFAM: OmpA/MotB domain protein~KEGG: ret:RHE_CH03512 hypothetical protein) → MALARNRRRERTVDYWPGFVDALSTLLISIMFLLTVFVVGQFILSREITGRDEVLNRLNSQINELTQLLALEKGSNQDLQDSVANLQASLASAEGDRSRLQALLSAGSGGQDAAQKRIGSMTQELDEQKQVSERALSQVELLNQQIAALRSQIAAVEAALQASEDKDRVSQTKIADLGSRLNVALAARVQELNRYRSDFFGRLREILSDRENIRIVGDRFVFQSEVLFPSGGADLNPEGQTEMAKLASALLDLAKEIPPEINWVLRVDGHTDNVPLGGTGRYRDNWELSSARAISVVKFLIAQGVPADRLVAAGFGEFQPIAPGDTPDARSTNRRIELKLTEK
- a CDS encoding protein of unknown function DUF1508 (PFAM: protein of unknown function DUF1508~KEGG: rec:RHECIAT_CH0003753 hypothetical protein), whose product is MYKFEVYKDKAGEFRFRFKASNGEAMFSSEGYKAKASAMSAIESIKKNTPSAEIVDQTKAES
- a CDS encoding conserved hypothetical protein (KEGG: ret:RHE_CH03513 hypothetical protein), yielding MENVNVAEIGSTEKTTGIYANRLSSPMPFLWTMLLFLVIVGFIAAILFRQTQTAFMHNPGLNGLIVGVLAVGIILVFNHVLALRPEVRWFNSFRAAGSVDKVNRNPRLLAPMRALLGSRKSSASLSTTALRSILDSIASRLDESRDVSRYLIGLLVFLGLLGTFWGLIGTIGSISIVIQSLDAGSNGTGDVLSALKEGLSTPLSGMGQAFSSSLLGLSGSLILGFLDLQAGRAQNRFYMELENWLSSVTDVGSDHLAPALDAVAGASSDDMRALSDYLRKVSEEGGAGSQRSVAAMASLAEGIQGLVKNMRNEQQMLRDWIEAQQDEAKAMRRTLDRLAERIGVQERAGERGERLRDRASQAEKSEGK
- a CDS encoding putative RNA polymerase, sigma 70 family subunit (TIGRFAM: RNA polymerase sigma factor, sigma-70 family~KEGG: ret:RHE_CH03511 RNA polymerase ECF-subfamily sigma factor) → MPPDARRAAEKVARQSYGKLIAFLAARSRDVPAAEDALSEALASALRVWPERGVPGNPEAWLLVAARRNLMQAARHRTVEANAQTTISVAFEEAEERMNAAGNAVFPDERLKLLFACTHPAIDSSVHTALMLQTVLGIEARTIARTFVVSPETMSQRLVRAKVKIRDAGIPFAVPPRPALPGRLAAVLSAIYAAYGLGWDGLDGENERHSLAGEAIWLGRALLAVLPDEPEAIGLLSLMLHCEARRSARRDDSGRYVPLDEQDTTAWNAIMIAEADALLRKAGSFDRFGPFQCQAAIQSVHAARRLSGTTDWQALTTLYAALVMMKPTLGAHVSQAAVIGRAFSATAGLERLDKLDPRDIASYQPYWAVRAFLLAQAGDHTAAADSYMTAIGLSDSAAVRDFLAVRLRDARQAISS